Proteins encoded by one window of Xylella fastidiosa:
- a CDS encoding GDP-mannose 4,6-dehydratase — protein sequence MNFSGKRVLLTGSSGFTGRYMLDELLSHGYEVIALGKSLPETQDDSVRWLQADLCDLDALTRSVADVRPDVVIHLAALAFVAHGSANDFYHVNVIGTRNLLTALTHGDATPECVLLASSANVYGNASEGELEESTKPAPTNDYAVSKLSMEYAASLWRERLPLVVTRPFNYTGIGQADTFLIPKIVAHFCLRSQHIELGNLDVQRDFSDVRSVVQAYRRLVETINAVGKTINVCSGVAYSLRDAIDFCRDITGHAIEVRINPAFMRTNEVRILRGNHSLLRQLIGPWSSPPLRETLEWMLKTAV from the coding sequence ATGAATTTTTCTGGTAAGCGTGTTCTATTGACAGGTAGCAGCGGTTTTACCGGTCGATATATGCTGGACGAGCTTCTTAGCCATGGTTACGAAGTCATTGCCCTTGGTAAGTCTCTCCCTGAGACACAAGATGATTCGGTGCGTTGGTTGCAAGCTGATCTGTGTGATCTCGACGCGCTTACCCGGAGTGTGGCTGATGTGCGTCCGGATGTTGTGATCCATCTGGCTGCGCTGGCTTTTGTTGCACATGGTAGTGCAAACGATTTCTACCACGTCAATGTGATCGGCACGCGTAACCTATTAACTGCTTTAACCCACGGCGATGCAACGCCAGAGTGTGTGTTGCTGGCCAGCAGTGCCAACGTATATGGCAATGCATCCGAAGGGGAGTTGGAAGAGTCTACGAAGCCAGCACCAACCAACGATTATGCAGTGAGCAAACTTTCTATGGAGTATGCCGCTAGCTTGTGGCGTGAGCGTTTACCGTTGGTGGTTACCCGACCGTTTAATTACACAGGGATTGGGCAGGCAGATACTTTTCTTATCCCTAAAATCGTCGCGCATTTTTGCCTTCGCTCCCAGCATATCGAACTTGGCAATCTTGATGTGCAGCGTGATTTTAGTGACGTGCGTTCAGTCGTTCAGGCATATCGACGTTTGGTTGAAACCATAAACGCGGTTGGAAAAACAATCAACGTATGTTCTGGTGTTGCTTATTCCCTGCGTGATGCGATTGATTTTTGCAGAGATATTACTGGACATGCCATTGAGGTTCGGATCAATCCGGCCTTTATGCGTACCAACGAGGTGCGTATTCTCCGTGGAAATCATTCTCTGTTGCGGCAATTGATTGGCCCTTGGAGTTCTCCTCCATTGAGAGAAACATTGGAATGGATGCTCAAAACTGCTGTTTGA
- a CDS encoding GtrA family protein, whose amino-acid sequence MPARSNRNRINSALRGQLLRYLLNGLVATAVHYTILRFTLEVLGLHSAGLANGIAAIFGIIVSFIGNRYFVFRIVQVPLAKQALLFILTYFCIALIHTCILYFWTDVYNLNYTLGFLMATAMQVVFSFFSNKFMVFK is encoded by the coding sequence ATGCCTGCCCGAAGTAATAGAAACAGAATTAATAGCGCGCTACGTGGTCAACTTCTTCGATATCTGCTTAATGGGCTAGTCGCAACTGCTGTCCATTACACTATTTTGCGATTTACTTTGGAAGTACTTGGCCTGCATTCAGCGGGATTGGCAAATGGTATTGCAGCTATATTCGGAATCATCGTTTCTTTTATTGGCAACCGTTATTTTGTTTTCCGTATAGTGCAAGTGCCGTTGGCTAAGCAGGCATTGCTGTTTATATTGACGTATTTTTGCATCGCCTTAATACATACGTGCATCTTGTATTTTTGGACTGACGTTTACAATTTGAACTATACCCTTGGTTTTTTGATGGCTACTGCTATGCAAGTCGTTTTTAGTTTCTTTTCTAATAAATTCATGGTTTTCAAATGA
- a CDS encoding UDP-glucuronic acid decarboxylase family protein, with protein MSGNNNRVLVTGGAGFLGSHLCEKLVASGHDVLCVDNFYTGSKDSVINLIGHPKFELIRHDVTFPLYVEVDRIYNLACPASPVHYQHDPVQTTKTSVHGAINMLGLAKRVKARILQASTSEVYGDPEIHPQLETYWGRVNPVGIRSCYDEGKRCAETLFFDYWRQHKLEIKVTRIFNTYGPRMHPNDGRVVSNFIVQALRGEPITIYGDGTQTRSFCYVDDLIDGMLRMMESPKDFNGPVNIGNPTEFTMLQLAEMVLKLVGSISKIVFQPLPLDDPKQRQPDITLAKSQLGWEPKVSLEDGLRETIAYFRKRV; from the coding sequence ATGTCTGGAAATAACAACAGAGTGCTAGTCACCGGGGGTGCTGGCTTTCTGGGATCCCATCTATGCGAGAAATTGGTTGCTTCCGGTCACGATGTATTATGTGTTGACAATTTTTATACGGGTAGCAAGGACAGTGTCATCAACCTGATTGGTCACCCTAAGTTTGAATTGATACGCCATGATGTCACCTTCCCACTCTATGTTGAAGTCGACCGCATTTACAATCTTGCTTGTCCGGCATCGCCAGTGCATTACCAGCATGATCCAGTGCAGACGACAAAAACCAGTGTGCATGGTGCAATCAACATGTTAGGGCTGGCCAAGCGGGTCAAGGCACGTATTCTTCAAGCCAGCACCAGTGAAGTGTACGGCGATCCAGAAATTCATCCACAACTCGAAACCTATTGGGGGCGTGTGAACCCGGTGGGCATCCGTAGTTGCTATGACGAAGGGAAGCGTTGTGCGGAGACACTGTTTTTCGATTATTGGCGCCAGCACAAGTTAGAGATCAAGGTCACGCGTATTTTTAATACCTATGGTCCGCGCATGCATCCCAATGATGGTCGGGTGGTGAGTAACTTCATTGTGCAGGCACTGCGTGGTGAGCCAATCACCATCTACGGGGATGGTACCCAAACGCGCAGCTTCTGCTACGTCGATGATCTGATTGATGGCATGTTGCGAATGATGGAAAGTCCCAAAGATTTTAATGGACCGGTAAACATTGGTAACCCCACTGAGTTTACGATGCTGCAGCTGGCTGAAATGGTCCTTAAATTGGTGGGTAGTATTTCAAAAATCGTATTTCAACCGCTGCCCTTGGATGATCCGAAACAGCGTCAGCCGGATATCACTTTGGCTAAATCTCAACTTGGCTGGGAACCCAAGGTCTCGCTTGAAGATGGCCTCAGGGAAACCATTGCTTATTTCCGTAAGCGTGTTTAG
- the gmd gene encoding GDP-mannose 4,6-dehydratase — translation MCNKSAVITGITGQDGAYLAQLLLEMGYVVYGTYRRSSSLNFWRINELGIAQHPNLHLVEYDLTDLSSSVRLLELAAPKEVYNLAAQSFVGVSFDQPLTTTDITGVGAVNLLEAIRIVNPKIRFYQASTSEMFGKVQQTPQIEETPFYPRSPYGIAKLYAHWMTVNYRESYGIFAASGILFNHESPLRARDFVTRKITHAIAMIKLGKLDVLELGNLDAKRDWGFAKEYVEGMWRMLQADEPDTFVLATNRTETVRDFVSLAASAVDIQLEWKGQAERECGVDVASGKTLVTINPKFYRPAEVDLLIGNPAKARTKLGWEPKTTLEELCHMMMEADVRRSERDFPF, via the coding sequence ATGTGTAATAAAAGCGCGGTCATTACGGGTATTACAGGACAGGATGGTGCTTATTTAGCGCAGTTGCTCCTCGAAATGGGTTATGTGGTTTATGGTACGTATCGTCGTTCTAGCTCATTGAACTTCTGGCGTATTAATGAACTTGGGATTGCACAGCATCCCAATTTACATCTGGTCGAATATGATTTGACCGATCTCTCTTCGAGTGTGAGATTGCTCGAATTGGCCGCTCCTAAAGAGGTCTATAATCTTGCCGCACAGAGCTTTGTTGGCGTCTCTTTTGACCAGCCATTGACCACGACCGATATTACCGGAGTGGGTGCGGTGAACCTGTTGGAAGCCATTCGGATTGTTAATCCTAAGATTCGCTTCTATCAGGCATCGACTTCTGAGATGTTTGGAAAAGTCCAGCAGACTCCGCAGATTGAGGAAACGCCTTTCTATCCGCGCAGCCCATACGGTATTGCCAAGTTGTATGCTCACTGGATGACGGTTAATTATCGTGAGTCGTACGGTATCTTTGCTGCTAGTGGTATTTTGTTTAATCACGAATCGCCGTTGCGAGCGCGTGATTTTGTTACTCGTAAAATCACTCATGCGATTGCCATGATTAAATTAGGGAAGCTAGACGTATTAGAGCTTGGTAATTTGGATGCCAAACGTGATTGGGGTTTTGCGAAGGAATATGTTGAGGGAATGTGGCGTATGCTTCAGGCTGATGAGCCAGATACTTTCGTGCTGGCAACCAACCGAACTGAAACTGTGCGTGATTTCGTCAGCTTGGCTGCCAGTGCCGTTGATATCCAGTTGGAGTGGAAGGGACAAGCCGAACGGGAATGTGGTGTTGATGTTGCATCGGGAAAAACTTTAGTCACAATCAATCCTAAGTTTTATCGACCGGCTGAGGTGGATTTGTTGATCGGTAATCCGGCCAAAGCTAGAACGAAGCTGGGTTGGGAACCAAAGACCACACTTGAGGAGCTTTGTCACATGATGATGGAAGCAGATGTGCGCCGCAGCGAACGCGATTTCCCCTTCTAA
- a CDS encoding glycosyltransferase codes for MSASVPPLVIVIPVFEDIEASSQLFQELAKNQRTDTYIVAVDDGSIRQPLHPEAITAAGLQGVVIKLRRNVGHQRAIAIGLSYVVEHFGDTHYVVVMDSDGEDTPGSISELLGNLDSAQIDVVVATRKSRVETLKFRVFYVIYKYLFSLLSGRKIGFGNFMAAKMSAVRRLVAMQELWIHVAACVLNSKLRVSSYALDRGIRYAGRSKMNFVSLALHGFRALMVFAEDVLVRVGIACTVIASSSIFGGVLAFLLKMFGYATPGWFSLVNGILLLVFLQTAALTLLLLMMSGIIRSSGVSPPETYKGFIEEILYACPK; via the coding sequence ATGTCTGCTTCAGTGCCTCCGCTTGTTATTGTGATACCGGTTTTTGAAGATATCGAAGCTTCAAGCCAGTTATTCCAGGAACTTGCAAAAAATCAGAGGACTGATACCTATATCGTTGCTGTTGACGATGGCTCCATACGCCAACCGCTTCATCCGGAAGCGATCACTGCCGCTGGATTGCAGGGAGTTGTGATTAAGTTGCGCCGCAATGTTGGTCACCAGCGAGCAATTGCGATTGGCTTGAGCTATGTGGTTGAGCATTTCGGTGACACGCATTACGTAGTCGTCATGGATTCTGATGGTGAGGATACTCCTGGAAGTATTTCTGAATTGCTGGGAAATCTGGATTCAGCACAGATTGATGTAGTAGTTGCCACTCGTAAGAGTCGTGTGGAAACTCTCAAGTTCCGCGTCTTTTATGTGATCTACAAGTACTTGTTTTCGTTGCTTAGCGGGCGAAAAATCGGTTTTGGTAATTTCATGGCAGCCAAAATGTCGGCGGTGCGCAGGCTTGTTGCAATGCAGGAGTTGTGGATTCACGTAGCAGCCTGCGTGCTCAATTCTAAGCTGCGCGTTTCGAGCTATGCTCTTGATCGGGGTATACGTTATGCGGGACGTAGCAAGATGAATTTTGTTAGTTTGGCGCTTCATGGCTTCCGTGCATTGATGGTTTTCGCTGAAGATGTTTTGGTACGGGTTGGTATTGCCTGCACTGTGATCGCCAGCTCTTCGATCTTTGGTGGCGTATTGGCATTTCTGTTGAAAATGTTTGGTTATGCGACACCAGGTTGGTTTTCTCTGGTTAACGGCATCCTGCTGCTTGTTTTCCTTCAAACTGCGGCGTTGACTTTACTTCTTCTGATGATGTCTGGAATCATCCGTAGTAGTGGTGTATCGCCTCCAGAGACTTACAAGGGTTTTATTGAAGAGATCCTGTATGCCTGCCCGAAGTAA